GAAGTAGTTTTAGAACTAATGAAATGGACGTTTTTACCCCTTATTTGCACTATTGTTTGAACGAGCCATTAGTTCTTTTAAATTAAAAGCTTGAAATTTGAGTAAATAGCAGTTATACTAATATTTCTGCTCACTAGCTTTAAAATAACAACTAAAAATGAGTAAAAAAGTAGTTGTGCTCACCGGAGCCGGGGGTGTTCTTTGCAGCACATTAGCATTGGCCCTATCAAAAGAAGGGCATAAAATTGCGGTTTTAGACCTTAAAAAAGAGGCAGCGGAAGAGGTTGCCAATGAAATAAACAACTCTGGGGGTACGGCCATAGGAGTTGTGGCCAACGTATTGGAAAAAGAATCGCTTTTGGCGGCCAAGGAAGAAATCAATTCAAAATTAGGTGCTTGCGATATTCTTGTAAACGGCGCCGGAGGAAATCATCCTTTGGGCACCACAAGTAACCCGTATTTAGAAGAAGAAGACCTATCGAATACCACGGAGGGTTTTAAAACCTTTTTCGATTTGGATAGTTCGGGCATCCAGTTCACGTTTAATCTTAATTTTATTGGAACCCTTTTACCCACTCAAGTTTTTGCCCAAGATATGGTAGGTAGGGAAGGTTGTAGTATTTTAAACATATCTTCTATGAACGCTTTTACACCATTGACCAAGATTCCCGCCTACAGCGGAGCCAAGGCGGCCGTCTCAAATTTCACCCAGTGGCTAGCGGTACACTTTTCAAAAGTGGGCATTCGCGTAAACGCTTTGGCACCTGGTTTTTTTCTTACCGACCAAAATAGGGCATTATTAACAGAAGGGGATGGTTCACTAACACCAAGAGGTAATACGATTATCGGTCAGACCCCTATGGGTCGTTTTGGAACACCGGAAGACCTTATAGGTACAACCCTATGGTTGTGTGGCGATGGTGCTACTTTTGTAACGGGAGTTGTAGTTCCTGTAGATGGTGGATTTAGCGCATTTAGCGGAGTTTAATAAGAGTATAATGAATTATAAAGGTGTTATCTGTGTACTTGCCCTATGTGTTGTAGGACTGAACACTAATGCGCAATCTGAAAAGCTGCAAAACGTTCTTCTAATTTGTATCGATGATTTGCGCCCAGAACTAAGTTCTTTCGGCCAACCCTATATTCACTCTCCAAATATTGACAAACTGGCTCAAAAAGGCCGCGTCTTCTTAAATCATTATGTAAATGCCCCTAGCTGCGGTCCTTCAAGATATACCTTGTTGACCGGTGTTTATGGTCCATCTTCAAATAATGCGCTTTTTAAAAGGGCTGAAATAATTTTAAAGGAGACCAAGAACACACACCCCTCTATGCCGGAATGGTTTAGAAACCATGGATACAGAACAGTTTCAGTAGGTAAAGTATCCCATCACCCCGGTGGCTTGGGAGGTAAAGACTGGAACGATAAGGACGCTATTGAAATGCCCAGCGCTTGGGATAGTAGTCTTATGCCCGTTGGACCGTGGAAACATCCCCGTGGTGCCATGCACGGATTAAAGAATGGTATTATTCGTAGCAAAGAAAAAGGTACGATGCCCGTATACGAGTCCGCAAATAATTTTGGCGACAGCTATCCGGACGACCTTATCACAAAACAAGCCCTCTCCGAATTGGAAAACTTAGCCTCCAACCCTGACCAACCGTTTTTTCTAGCGGTAGGTATTATAAAGCCACATTTACCATTCGGGGTTCCTCAAAAATATTTGGACCGCTATGATACTATTTCAATTCCAGAAAACCCCTATCCTAAAAAACCAGATGGTAAAAGTACTTGGCATCCATCTAATGAGATAAGACGTTATGATTTCTTTGGAAAGGACCTTGAACTTGGTTCCGAACTGGATTTGGAACTTAAAAAATATTATGCCGCCTGCGTAAGTTATGCCGACGAACAAGTTGGCCAAATCCTTAGAAAATTAAAGACAACAGGTGCGGATAAGAATACTGTGATAGTCCTTTGGGGAGACCATGGATGGAATTTAGGAGAGCATGGCATTTGGGGCAAACACAATCTTTTTGATGTAGCCTTAAAATCTCCTTTAATCATCGCTACCCCCCAAATGAAAAATCCTGGGGCAAAAGCCAAAGGTATTGTAGAAACCTTGGATATCTTTCCTACCTTATGTGAACTAACAGGAGTTGCTAAAACAGCTTATACCACTGGTAAATCTTTAGTCCCTATGTTGGAAAATGCTGATAACCCCGGACACTCGGCCGTATCGTACTGGAAAAAAGCCAAAACTATTCGCGTGCCCGATTACAGACTTATAGTACATGATGATAACTTTGTTGAACTTTACAACTATGAATCTATTGAAAAAGAAAACCTAAATATTGCAGAAAGCAATAGGAGTAAAGTAAATGAATTGAAACGAATGCTTCAGATAAAATTGAATAGCGAATTATATGATTAAAATAAATATAAAATGAATTTGTCATT
This genomic window from Maribacter sp. MJ134 contains:
- a CDS encoding SDR family oxidoreductase — translated: MSKKVVVLTGAGGVLCSTLALALSKEGHKIAVLDLKKEAAEEVANEINNSGGTAIGVVANVLEKESLLAAKEEINSKLGACDILVNGAGGNHPLGTTSNPYLEEEDLSNTTEGFKTFFDLDSSGIQFTFNLNFIGTLLPTQVFAQDMVGREGCSILNISSMNAFTPLTKIPAYSGAKAAVSNFTQWLAVHFSKVGIRVNALAPGFFLTDQNRALLTEGDGSLTPRGNTIIGQTPMGRFGTPEDLIGTTLWLCGDGATFVTGVVVPVDGGFSAFSGV
- a CDS encoding sulfatase, encoding MNYKGVICVLALCVVGLNTNAQSEKLQNVLLICIDDLRPELSSFGQPYIHSPNIDKLAQKGRVFLNHYVNAPSCGPSRYTLLTGVYGPSSNNALFKRAEIILKETKNTHPSMPEWFRNHGYRTVSVGKVSHHPGGLGGKDWNDKDAIEMPSAWDSSLMPVGPWKHPRGAMHGLKNGIIRSKEKGTMPVYESANNFGDSYPDDLITKQALSELENLASNPDQPFFLAVGIIKPHLPFGVPQKYLDRYDTISIPENPYPKKPDGKSTWHPSNEIRRYDFFGKDLELGSELDLELKKYYAACVSYADEQVGQILRKLKTTGADKNTVIVLWGDHGWNLGEHGIWGKHNLFDVALKSPLIIATPQMKNPGAKAKGIVETLDIFPTLCELTGVAKTAYTTGKSLVPMLENADNPGHSAVSYWKKAKTIRVPDYRLIVHDDNFVELYNYESIEKENLNIAESNRSKVNELKRMLQIKLNSELYD